The Longimicrobiales bacterium genome contains a region encoding:
- a CDS encoding DUF2161 family putative PD-(D/E)XK-type phosphodiesterase, producing the protein MAETDLYAPVKQFLEAQGYAVKGEIGACDVVGVRGAEDAVVVELKERLNFALLLQAVDRLNISPLVYVAFRIGKGQSATWRSRRKQVLSLFRRLGLGLLTVSSRGNVVAVLDPTPYSPRTNARRSERLLKEFAERVGDPEVGGSTSRQRLTAYRQDALRCARELSSEGTLKVNIIRERADVERAGPILRDNHYGWFERVKTGYYDLSPKGQRDLADWSEVLDKL; encoded by the coding sequence ATGGCTGAAACCGACCTCTACGCCCCAGTAAAGCAATTCTTGGAAGCTCAGGGATATGCAGTGAAGGGCGAGATTGGGGCGTGCGATGTCGTGGGCGTGCGTGGTGCAGAGGACGCCGTCGTGGTGGAGTTGAAGGAGCGCCTGAACTTCGCGTTGCTGCTCCAAGCTGTGGACCGACTGAACATCTCCCCGCTCGTGTACGTGGCGTTCCGCATCGGGAAGGGTCAAAGCGCCACTTGGCGTTCACGAAGAAAGCAGGTATTGAGCCTGTTCCGCCGCCTCGGGCTCGGCCTCCTTACCGTCTCGTCTCGAGGCAACGTCGTTGCTGTGCTGGATCCCACCCCATACAGCCCAAGGACGAACGCCCGCCGTAGCGAACGCCTGCTCAAAGAGTTCGCCGAACGGGTCGGGGACCCAGAGGTCGGAGGCTCGACCTCTCGCCAACGGCTGACCGCATACCGCCAAGACGCACTTCGGTGTGCTCGGGAGTTGTCGAGCGAGGGGACGCTCAAGGTCAACATAATCCGGGAGCGCGCTGACGTGGAACGCGCCGGGCCTATCTTGCGTGACAATCACTACGGTTGGTTCGAGCGAGTGAAGACGGGTTACTACGACCTCTCACCCAAGGGACAGCGCGACTTGGCCGACTGGTCTGAGGTGCTGGACAAACTCTAG
- a CDS encoding GNAT family N-acetyltransferase: protein MTPVVLDMDAAPEVVDVLCEAFYDYPVMRWVLGSPSDYTARLHELMTVYVMARVLRDEVMIGVPGPTALLAAATVSYPGQRESPPELGELRERTWDSLGPAARSRYESFGAANAPFEVEAPHIHLDMIGVRSEAKRSGLGGAMMRAVHDLSEEAPWSTGVTLTTELEANISFYEHFGYDRVGSARVDAELTTWGFFRPDPAC, encoded by the coding sequence ATGACTCCTGTGGTTCTCGATATGGATGCGGCACCAGAGGTTGTCGACGTGCTCTGTGAGGCGTTCTACGACTATCCCGTCATGCGTTGGGTCCTCGGGTCACCGTCGGACTACACCGCCCGCCTCCACGAGCTGATGACCGTCTACGTGATGGCACGAGTGCTACGGGACGAGGTGATGATTGGTGTGCCCGGGCCCACGGCTCTGCTCGCTGCGGCGACGGTGTCGTATCCCGGCCAACGTGAGAGCCCTCCCGAACTCGGCGAATTGCGTGAACGGACTTGGGACTCTCTCGGCCCTGCAGCACGGTCCCGCTACGAGTCCTTCGGAGCTGCGAACGCACCGTTTGAGGTGGAGGCGCCGCACATCCACTTGGACATGATCGGCGTGCGGAGTGAGGCAAAAAGATCGGGCTTGGGCGGCGCAATGATGCGGGCCGTCCATGACCTATCGGAGGAGGCACCGTGGTCGACGGGGGTCACGTTGACGACTGAACTGGAAGCCAACATTTCCTTTTACGAACACTTCGGGTACGACCGCGTGGGCAGTGCCCGAGTGGATGCTGAGCTGACGACCTGGGGTTTCTTTCGGCCGGATCCCGCGTGCTGA
- a CDS encoding antibiotic biosynthesis monooxygenase, which produces MIVRSWSGATKPGAAQAYLAFLEGSILPEIREVPGNLGARVLRGTAGDSDSFIVQTYWVDLESVAAFAGADIGVAVVPEEAQELLATYDRRAEHFDVVLDLGA; this is translated from the coding sequence GTGATTGTCCGGTCGTGGAGTGGCGCTACCAAGCCCGGTGCGGCGCAAGCCTACCTGGCGTTCCTAGAAGGATCGATCCTCCCAGAAATCAGAGAGGTACCTGGGAACTTGGGTGCTCGAGTGCTGCGTGGGACCGCCGGTGATTCAGACTCGTTCATCGTGCAGACGTATTGGGTCGACCTTGAATCGGTGGCGGCTTTCGCGGGCGCCGACATCGGGGTGGCGGTGGTACCTGAAGAGGCCCAAGAACTCCTCGCGACCTACGACCGTCGGGCCGAACACTTCGATGTGGTGCTCGACCTAGGCGCCTGA
- a CDS encoding CapA family protein codes for MVLAGQALIKKDPRIRWEDPYGSLAPILDRADVAFTNFEMAILSDEDRCGVSADYEVSLAEPRLPAATRPGNTGGPHAVAPDVMGFLADRGFNLMSLSNNHAYDLGDCGVAATQAAAEAHEVAYSGTGADVATSTAPGYLTVGDFTIALIAATTSHDERSAIGHAVNGVWTGRQEDWDRNISAVREAAANADFVLFYQHFQIDLDEFEGVAPGDSTGDGHVWVADVAQWQTDFARAVLDAGASMYVGHGHRAFDGVEVYDGKPLIRQLGGLAYQGLNPVIGGYDEHRPWEGLVAEVVIREGRVEQIDFIPLDLDEGETYREEYDDLEFLSRRGLAELASGGLADAILERFQGLSAEYGTDLSIAASRATLVIGYPDGI; via the coding sequence TTGGTCCTCGCGGGCCAGGCGTTGATCAAGAAGGATCCGCGGATCCGGTGGGAGGACCCGTATGGAAGCCTCGCCCCCATCTTGGATCGTGCGGACGTCGCGTTCACCAACTTCGAAATGGCGATTTTGTCCGACGAGGACCGGTGCGGCGTGTCTGCCGACTACGAGGTCTCGCTCGCTGAGCCTCGATTGCCCGCAGCGACTCGGCCTGGAAACACAGGAGGCCCACACGCGGTCGCTCCTGACGTGATGGGTTTTCTCGCCGATCGTGGCTTCAATCTCATGTCGCTTTCGAATAACCATGCCTATGACTTGGGAGACTGTGGCGTTGCTGCGACCCAGGCTGCGGCAGAGGCACACGAGGTCGCCTATTCCGGCACCGGCGCAGACGTCGCCACCTCTACGGCACCTGGCTACCTCACCGTTGGCGACTTCACCATCGCCTTGATTGCTGCCACGACGAGCCATGACGAGCGGTCTGCGATTGGGCACGCCGTGAACGGGGTCTGGACGGGAAGGCAGGAGGATTGGGATCGAAATATCTCCGCAGTTCGTGAGGCGGCTGCCAACGCGGACTTCGTTCTCTTCTACCAGCACTTTCAGATTGATCTCGACGAATTCGAGGGCGTGGCGCCGGGTGATTCGACCGGGGACGGGCACGTCTGGGTTGCGGACGTTGCGCAGTGGCAGACGGACTTCGCCCGAGCGGTTCTAGATGCGGGGGCCTCCATGTACGTGGGGCACGGCCACCGGGCTTTTGATGGGGTCGAGGTCTATGACGGCAAGCCGTTGATCCGGCAGCTCGGCGGCCTCGCGTACCAAGGACTGAATCCGGTAATCGGCGGATACGATGAGCACAGGCCCTGGGAGGGTCTGGTCGCGGAGGTCGTCATCCGTGAAGGCCGAGTCGAACAGATCGATTTCATCCCTCTCGATCTGGACGAAGGCGAGACCTATCGTGAGGAGTATGACGATCTAGAGTTCTTGTCTCGCCGCGGCCTCGCTGAGTTGGCGAGCGGTGGGCTGGCCGACGCCATTCTGGAGCGATTCCAGGGCTTGTCCGCGGAGTATGGGACGGACCTGTCGATTGCGGCCTCCCGTGCGACCCTCGTGATCGGTTACCCGGACGGAATCTGA
- a CDS encoding permease prefix domain 1-containing protein translates to MAQTEGAQVLEERIDEWRSYVRRRQAIDAADIDELEDHLRSQVADLQGAGLDVDEAFLIGVKRIGELDTLSREFARDHSERLWKRLVVADAGESDTLWSREAMMALGMAVCAGVAIKVPEFFGVTWDGDADALFYLRNISFFVLPFLAGFFAWKRGLASASRVGLAATFVAAVLAVNLIPFEAQGQTELLAIIHLPMALWLAVGVAYAGGAWRSHDHRMNYVRFTGECFIYYVLIALGGGVLMGLTAFVFSAIGMDPELLVTTWIMPVGAAGAVIIAGWLVEAKQSVIENMAPVLTLIFTPLFTLMLLAFLITMVLTGSGIQVERDVLIGFDLLLVLVVGLLLYSISARDPQAEPTLFDSLSLLLVICALLVDALALWAIMARITEFGFSPNRVAALGENLILVVNLAWSAVLYMKFVRRRGSFSALERWQTAYMPVYAVWASIVVLVFPLVFGFQ, encoded by the coding sequence ATGGCGCAGACAGAAGGCGCGCAGGTGCTCGAGGAACGGATCGACGAGTGGCGGTCCTACGTGCGCCGACGACAAGCGATCGATGCCGCAGACATAGATGAGCTCGAAGACCACCTCCGGAGTCAGGTGGCCGACCTCCAGGGGGCCGGGCTCGACGTTGACGAGGCGTTCCTTATCGGCGTGAAACGGATCGGCGAACTCGACACTCTGTCCCGAGAATTCGCGCGGGATCACTCGGAACGACTGTGGAAGCGCCTCGTCGTAGCGGACGCGGGTGAGAGCGACACGTTGTGGAGCCGAGAAGCGATGATGGCTCTAGGCATGGCTGTGTGCGCCGGGGTCGCCATCAAGGTGCCTGAGTTCTTCGGCGTAACATGGGACGGAGACGCCGACGCGTTGTTCTATCTGAGGAATATCAGCTTCTTTGTGCTGCCCTTCCTCGCAGGGTTCTTCGCATGGAAGCGCGGGCTGGCATCAGCAAGCCGAGTGGGCTTGGCCGCGACCTTCGTCGCCGCCGTACTGGCCGTGAACCTCATCCCCTTCGAAGCCCAGGGACAAACGGAACTCCTGGCGATCATCCACCTTCCCATGGCGCTCTGGCTCGCGGTGGGAGTCGCGTACGCCGGAGGTGCTTGGCGGAGCCACGATCATCGAATGAACTACGTGCGGTTCACTGGCGAGTGCTTCATCTACTACGTGCTCATCGCCTTGGGCGGCGGCGTACTGATGGGACTCACCGCGTTCGTCTTCAGCGCTATTGGGATGGACCCGGAGTTGCTCGTAACCACATGGATCATGCCTGTAGGCGCTGCGGGAGCAGTCATCATCGCCGGCTGGTTGGTCGAGGCGAAGCAGAGCGTCATCGAGAACATGGCTCCGGTGCTGACGCTGATCTTCACCCCTCTCTTCACCCTCATGCTCCTGGCGTTCTTGATCACTATGGTGCTCACGGGGAGTGGGATTCAGGTGGAGCGGGACGTCCTGATCGGCTTCGACCTCCTGCTCGTCTTGGTCGTGGGCCTGTTGCTGTACTCCATCTCGGCCCGGGACCCACAGGCGGAACCCACGCTCTTTGATTCCCTGTCGCTCCTGCTCGTGATCTGTGCTCTACTCGTGGACGCATTAGCCCTCTGGGCCATCATGGCCCGGATCACGGAGTTCGGCTTCAGCCCCAATCGGGTCGCGGCGCTCGGCGAAAATCTGATCCTAGTCGTGAACCTGGCCTGGTCGGCCGTGCTCTACATGAAGTTCGTCCGAAGACGCGGGAGCTTCTCAGCCCTTGAGCGGTGGCAGACTGCATACATGCCGGTATACGCCGTCTGGGCATCGATCGTCGTCTTGGTCTTCCCGCTGGTGTTCGGGTTCCAGTAG
- a CDS encoding HEAT repeat domain-containing protein — MNTLPRVSRGTGLLVLSLVVIACDEGPAPAGAVAAYVGAAACAECHVAETQAWRGSHHDLAMQEATPDAVLGDFSGATFAHRGVTSTFSQSGEQFFVRTEGPGGALTDYEVVYTFGVTPLQQYLISFPGGRLQVLGIAWDSRPTAEGGQRWFHLYPDADTGPESALHWTRPAQNWNTVCSECHSTNLQKGYDAETLTFTTTWSEVDVSCESCHGPGSIHVDVAGAVGALAASRPAPEPESGWGFSRSMVQPARAWSPAAGAATASLTTTEPSTLVEDCARCHARRATISDASGASLHDTYRVSLLREDLYYPDGQIREEVYVYGSFIQSKMYAAGVTCADCHEPHSLGLRATGNTLCGQCHSAATFDTNAHHFHEEGSTGAQCVECHMPETTYMVVDPRRDHGIRVPRPDLTEATGAPNACSRCHQDQTVAWASEAFESWYGPASTRGTHHSEVIAAARAGNPNALDPLTLLAADRSAAPIVRATAASLLAGYPSNEAVQAIRTGLNDPNPLVRTGAAEALAGFPESVVSALLFPLLSDPVRAVRLQATRALASSLANPANEAQAAALSTALDEYEQSNLVNADHSGAWVALGDLYGARGSVDEARRAYEQAIATDPTDRVAHLNLADMHRATGRDDLAEQVLLAALDAQPDAAEVQHALGLLRVREGTPESALPLLRSAAMTQPENARFQYVLGVALASNGDVDQGIEVLVTALSVSPFDRDVLTALATYSRDSGDTDGAIIYAERLVEVTLGDPGTIELLRQLRAGSR; from the coding sequence GTGAACACCCTTCCTCGTGTCAGCCGCGGTACTGGCCTGCTCGTGCTGTCGCTCGTCGTCATCGCATGTGACGAAGGGCCCGCACCGGCGGGGGCCGTGGCCGCCTATGTTGGCGCAGCGGCGTGCGCCGAGTGCCATGTGGCAGAGACCCAGGCCTGGCGGGGCTCCCATCACGACCTCGCCATGCAGGAAGCCACTCCGGACGCGGTCCTCGGTGACTTCTCCGGTGCGACCTTCGCGCACCGAGGAGTGACATCGACGTTCTCGCAGAGTGGAGAGCAGTTCTTCGTGCGCACGGAAGGCCCGGGCGGTGCGCTTACGGACTACGAGGTCGTCTACACCTTCGGAGTCACCCCTCTCCAGCAGTACCTCATCAGTTTCCCCGGGGGGCGCCTGCAAGTCTTGGGTATCGCGTGGGATTCGAGACCTACAGCAGAGGGCGGTCAGCGATGGTTTCACCTCTATCCGGATGCGGACACCGGTCCCGAAAGCGCACTGCATTGGACGCGTCCAGCCCAAAATTGGAACACGGTGTGCTCTGAGTGCCATTCGACGAACCTTCAGAAAGGGTACGACGCAGAGACCCTGACGTTCACGACGACATGGTCCGAGGTCGACGTCTCGTGTGAATCCTGTCATGGACCCGGGTCGATTCACGTGGACGTCGCCGGTGCCGTGGGCGCTCTGGCCGCGTCGCGCCCTGCCCCGGAACCCGAGTCCGGTTGGGGCTTCTCCCGTAGCATGGTCCAGCCGGCCCGCGCTTGGAGTCCCGCAGCCGGTGCAGCGACTGCATCGCTCACCACGACCGAACCCTCGACCCTTGTCGAAGACTGCGCTCGTTGTCACGCAAGGCGAGCAACGATCTCTGACGCGTCGGGCGCATCACTCCACGACACCTATCGGGTGAGCCTACTTCGGGAAGACCTCTACTACCCTGACGGACAGATCCGTGAAGAGGTCTACGTCTACGGCTCGTTCATCCAAAGCAAGATGTACGCGGCCGGAGTCACGTGTGCGGACTGCCACGAACCCCACTCGCTCGGACTCCGCGCCACCGGCAACACACTCTGTGGCCAGTGCCACAGCGCAGCGACCTTCGACACGAATGCGCACCATTTCCACGAGGAAGGCTCCACCGGTGCACAATGCGTCGAATGCCACATGCCCGAAACGACCTATATGGTGGTCGACCCCCGCCGAGATCACGGCATTCGAGTCCCGCGGCCCGACCTGACTGAAGCGACGGGCGCTCCGAACGCGTGCAGCCGCTGTCACCAGGACCAAACGGTCGCGTGGGCGAGCGAGGCATTCGAATCCTGGTACGGGCCGGCATCCACCCGGGGCACGCACCACAGCGAAGTGATCGCCGCTGCCCGGGCCGGGAATCCAAACGCACTCGACCCGCTCACATTACTCGCGGCGGACCGCTCAGCCGCTCCGATCGTTCGTGCCACAGCGGCCTCACTACTCGCCGGATATCCGTCGAACGAAGCGGTACAGGCCATTCGCACCGGACTCAATGATCCAAATCCATTGGTTCGTACGGGAGCTGCCGAGGCACTCGCTGGCTTCCCGGAAAGTGTCGTGTCTGCTCTCCTCTTCCCCCTCCTATCCGATCCCGTCCGCGCGGTGCGCCTGCAAGCCACTCGGGCGCTGGCGTCGTCACTCGCGAATCCGGCTAACGAGGCACAGGCTGCTGCGCTCTCGACCGCGCTTGACGAATACGAGCAGTCGAATCTGGTAAACGCAGATCACTCCGGTGCATGGGTCGCTTTGGGAGATCTATATGGAGCTCGCGGAAGTGTCGACGAAGCACGAAGAGCATACGAACAGGCCATCGCGACGGATCCAACGGATCGTGTCGCACACCTGAACCTGGCAGACATGCATCGTGCGACGGGGAGAGACGATCTCGCGGAACAAGTCCTGCTCGCGGCTCTGGACGCACAGCCAGACGCGGCTGAGGTGCAGCACGCGCTCGGACTCCTTCGGGTGCGAGAGGGAACACCAGAATCGGCGCTGCCACTCCTGCGCAGCGCGGCGATGACGCAGCCAGAAAACGCACGGTTCCAGTATGTCCTGGGCGTTGCGTTGGCATCGAATGGAGATGTGGACCAAGGAATCGAGGTCTTGGTCACGGCGTTGTCAGTAAGCCCCTTCGATCGGGATGTACTCACCGCACTCGCGACATACAGCAGAGACTCGGGCGACACCGACGGTGCCATCATCTATGCCGAACGACTCGTGGAGGTCACGCTGGGAGATCCAGGCACGATCGAGTTGTTGCGTCAGCTCCGCGCCGGGAGTCGCTGA
- a CDS encoding carboxypeptidase-like regulatory domain-containing protein produces the protein MRLWTATAAALIAATVCSHGEASAQEIHGQIVDTQNGGPVGLAAVILLDTDRKPVAGSSTDVDGRYRITTPGAGQFYLVVERLGYFENETPLFEVGPEGQYGIDLEMRPEPFRLDPLDVTVTNEKLEDFLALQFGQHPATLRGYRNIQGIRLAQAMLKAKDNTDLLRWLYIPVSHGRRACVGSFGAPPLPARMGYERTMAASEAAGNVDDQSQCGALYLDGYRCRNEFLEQIDRDRIGVVVTIGEAVYLYTREFDWTFRPGVGTPTC, from the coding sequence ATGCGACTATGGACGGCCACTGCTGCAGCACTCATTGCTGCGACGGTGTGCTCCCACGGCGAGGCATCCGCCCAGGAGATCCACGGGCAGATCGTGGACACACAAAACGGCGGCCCGGTGGGCCTTGCCGCAGTCATCCTCTTGGACACAGATCGAAAGCCAGTCGCAGGCAGTTCCACGGATGTAGACGGTCGTTACCGGATCACCACGCCCGGGGCCGGGCAGTTCTACCTCGTCGTGGAGCGACTCGGCTACTTCGAAAATGAGACGCCGCTCTTCGAGGTCGGGCCCGAGGGCCAGTACGGCATCGACCTCGAAATGCGACCTGAGCCATTTCGACTGGACCCACTAGATGTGACAGTCACCAACGAGAAGCTCGAGGACTTCCTCGCCCTCCAATTCGGCCAGCACCCCGCCACCTTGCGAGGGTATCGAAACATCCAAGGCATCCGTCTGGCGCAAGCGATGCTGAAAGCGAAGGACAACACCGACCTCCTTCGTTGGCTCTACATCCCAGTGTCCCATGGCCGGCGGGCCTGTGTAGGCTCGTTCGGGGCGCCGCCCCTCCCGGCGAGAATGGGGTATGAGCGGACCATGGCTGCCTCTGAGGCAGCTGGAAACGTGGACGATCAATCCCAGTGCGGTGCGCTCTATCTGGACGGTTACCGATGCCGAAACGAGTTCCTTGAACAGATCGATCGGGACAGGATCGGCGTCGTCGTCACCATTGGTGAGGCCGTCTATCTGTACACGCGGGAATTCGATTGGACGTTTCGCCCGGGCGTTGGCACTCCCACGTGCTAA
- a CDS encoding GNAT family N-acetyltransferase has product MEPIFREATEADLPVIVSLLANDPLGALREGGSDVLVPSYYDAFRAISGDPNHELIVASLGGAVVGVLQLSFIPHLTYEGGWRAQIEGVRVAEESRSGGVGKSLFEHAISQARRKGCHLVQLTTDRRRPEALRFYLSLGFEGTHDGLKLHLEAES; this is encoded by the coding sequence ATGGAGCCGATATTTCGTGAAGCGACCGAGGCCGATCTGCCGGTCATCGTGTCCCTCCTCGCGAACGACCCACTCGGCGCGCTGCGTGAGGGCGGCTCAGATGTGTTGGTGCCGTCGTACTACGATGCGTTTCGTGCGATCTCCGGCGATCCGAATCACGAACTAATCGTAGCTAGCCTCGGCGGAGCTGTGGTAGGTGTTTTGCAACTGTCCTTCATTCCGCATCTCACCTATGAGGGTGGCTGGCGGGCGCAGATTGAAGGGGTGCGGGTTGCTGAGGAATCGCGGTCCGGCGGTGTAGGGAAATCGTTGTTCGAACACGCGATCTCCCAGGCGCGACGGAAGGGCTGTCACCTCGTCCAGCTCACAACGGACCGCCGCCGCCCCGAGGCCCTCCGCTTCTACTTGAGTCTGGGTTTTGAGGGGACGCACGACGGATTGAAGCTCCACCTCGAGGCGGAGTCGTAA
- a CDS encoding CRTAC1 family protein — protein sequence MTFQTCSIVRRIPLIVVLMAACSPTPDQVEDVAGDVGRPTPEFVRHQPDLFTDVGAQPNAWADYDNDGDLDLFVGFRGRENRLYRNDQGTFTDVAGSVGLATQAVPEAETRAAAWGDYDGDGDLDLYLGYTVASRAPVKDRLYRNDEGGARFVDVSQVVGLDIEGATRQPAFVDYDGDGDVDLFVALRDQPNRLHRNDGGLFVDVTAASGIGDPRRTVGAAWFDADEDGDLDVFVANQNGDEDGFFQNQGDGMFVDVAAEMGMHQPGRSDVQGSVGTAVADYDNDGDLDVFVASYGPDLIWENQRPEGGFQLRSVGTGLEGDHHSVSADWGDMDNDGWLDLYVGVFLSGVPEAPDYLYRNLGDRSFHTVTPDLMVERGTSHGVAWADFDQDGDLDLALANNDPTGGTHHIYRNLSSEDVSARSLQVVLLDDQGRWTRAGSEVRVFDAASGQLLGTRMIETGGGYSSQGARPVHFGLPQGVELVDVEVTVLLDGTRSVTREDGIDPAALVGRPLEIRR from the coding sequence ATGACTTTTCAAACATGCTCCATTGTCCGCCGGATTCCGTTGATTGTCGTGCTAATGGCGGCGTGTTCGCCAACACCTGATCAGGTCGAAGACGTTGCCGGGGATGTCGGACGACCCACGCCTGAGTTCGTCCGGCATCAGCCGGATCTGTTCACGGACGTCGGCGCCCAACCCAATGCGTGGGCGGACTACGACAACGATGGAGATCTGGATCTCTTCGTTGGATTCCGGGGCCGTGAGAATCGACTGTACCGGAACGACCAAGGCACGTTCACAGACGTTGCTGGGTCGGTCGGCCTCGCGACCCAGGCTGTACCGGAGGCCGAGACAAGGGCAGCTGCCTGGGGCGACTATGACGGCGACGGTGATCTCGATCTCTACCTCGGGTATACCGTGGCATCTCGTGCGCCGGTCAAAGATCGGCTGTATAGAAACGACGAAGGCGGCGCGCGCTTTGTCGACGTGAGCCAGGTAGTGGGCTTGGACATAGAAGGGGCGACGCGACAGCCTGCCTTTGTGGACTACGACGGGGACGGCGATGTCGATCTGTTCGTTGCTCTCAGGGATCAGCCGAACCGGCTCCATCGGAACGATGGAGGGCTCTTTGTAGATGTGACGGCGGCCTCAGGTATTGGTGACCCCCGCCGAACCGTCGGCGCCGCCTGGTTCGACGCGGATGAGGACGGTGACCTGGACGTCTTCGTCGCGAACCAGAATGGAGATGAGGACGGCTTCTTCCAGAATCAGGGGGACGGCATGTTCGTGGATGTTGCCGCCGAGATGGGCATGCATCAGCCCGGCCGTTCGGACGTTCAAGGGAGTGTGGGAACGGCAGTGGCGGACTACGACAACGACGGAGATCTCGACGTGTTTGTGGCGTCGTATGGGCCCGACCTCATTTGGGAAAATCAAAGACCCGAAGGGGGCTTCCAGCTTCGGTCCGTAGGGACCGGCCTCGAGGGGGATCATCACTCGGTCAGCGCCGATTGGGGTGACATGGACAACGACGGTTGGCTCGATCTCTACGTTGGGGTTTTCCTCTCGGGGGTGCCTGAAGCGCCAGACTATCTTTATCGGAACCTCGGTGACCGGAGCTTCCACACGGTCACGCCTGACCTGATGGTGGAGCGTGGCACGAGTCACGGCGTGGCTTGGGCAGACTTCGACCAGGACGGCGATCTCGACTTGGCGCTCGCCAACAACGATCCCACGGGCGGCACCCATCACATATACCGCAATCTTTCCAGCGAGGACGTGTCAGCCCGGTCGCTCCAGGTCGTCCTGTTGGATGACCAAGGACGCTGGACACGAGCTGGTTCCGAGGTGCGAGTCTTTGACGCGGCGTCCGGCCAGCTGCTGGGCACTCGGATGATAGAGACAGGAGGCGGCTATTCATCTCAAGGTGCGAGACCCGTTCACTTCGGACTGCCGCAGGGAGTTGAACTGGTAGACGTAGAGGTCACTGTACTACTTGATGGAACCCGTTCTGTGACTCGCGAGGACGGGATCGATCCCGCCGCTCTCGTCGGACGACCTCTCGAGATCCGGAGGTAG
- a CDS encoding helix-turn-helix transcriptional regulator: protein MSPEIDIGKDLVAASATPLVLAILSDGESYGYAIIKRVDELSGGRLQWTDGMLYPVLHRLERNGLVDATWGKSESGRRRKYYRLTDQGSKELTNQRKQWQIVNETLRATPFRSFQLAVQGL, encoded by the coding sequence GTGTCTCCCGAAATAGACATCGGCAAAGACCTGGTCGCGGCATCCGCCACGCCTCTGGTACTCGCCATCCTCAGTGACGGTGAGAGCTACGGCTACGCCATCATCAAACGGGTGGACGAGCTGTCGGGCGGCAGGCTTCAGTGGACGGACGGCATGCTCTACCCAGTCCTTCATCGGCTAGAGCGGAATGGCCTGGTGGACGCCACCTGGGGCAAGTCCGAGTCGGGCCGACGGCGGAAGTACTACCGGCTCACGGATCAGGGCTCCAAGGAACTGACGAACCAACGGAAGCAGTGGCAGATCGTGAATGAGACACTCCGCGCGACCCCGTTCCGGTCCTTCCAACTCGCAGTGCAGGGCCTCTAA